A single genomic interval of Aureliella helgolandensis harbors:
- a CDS encoding Ig-like domain-containing protein: MSSRRFTKDQARLQSNRLKAEKIRAKAANSTQQALRQQAEKLAWWQNAFRTPVLSGAWMFSSFYRMWCAFLGWFGAGNPGRPAFAGYHRPTRGRSFLRSILHEPLEDRRLLAVDITGNSLSDDVVNAQEQHAFSISGTASGGVTQVILTVDDGLGGGNPVTRSVPVNSGVWEATGLDVSSMLDTTLSVSVSGVGGNAGTAQRNAWISKDTVAPPIQLPLEISSDDVINIVESTAVKVFGTGAEAGAEVTITFDDGAGFSVSRTVTADGVGGFNNTGTGPGTATPVDLSGVADGAQLTVTATTSDAHGNIGSDSRTIVTDYSAPSAPTIVSPVVGASFNALTSVVTVSGTGALPNGAVAISATGPGGTIQGSPGATADASGNFSATIDLSSLSDGNVQIIVSSVDEAGNPGTSQVAVVLDQTPPVLSLDLVGGADNVVSHAEAVGLIISGASSENGTSVAISITDGVNVTQGFATVAGGLFSSAPINIGALNDGPITVTISNTDSFGNKTVVSGTATKDASAPAIQINTPVAGDNYINADEAPTLTITGQGGDVNAASVPVFSVSDSNGPVQANLPVTLNSDGSFSFSPDLSTAVDGLLTITVTQQDDVGNAGTSSVSVTLDRAAPAQPPTLVSASVNPNGVVQSITSGALTNDNTIRLSGTTTASGLVTIYANGVAVGTGQATGSGATKSWAITTAPLADNTYDFHATLKDIAGNESADSNVLSSIEVDTVDPGISINAPASGQVIGSAISVAGKADGASTVALIFSAGGSQVTTTTNVDANGDWALANVDLTSLADGNVTLLATATDAAGNSHSATAVYSKDTTASTPVISTPIAGDNIANRAEATNLVIQGAGAEPNRPVTISFSQGAHSYTLPGTIMANASGGFTSPAVNLVSQGFGGDAGSAPITVSVTTSDAHGNSATGTASFNVDTVVPGPVVLTSNSWGSDGIINAAEQQSIELAGEGAEPNTLVTISIDDTGANASQTPAVTQSVMSNAAGEFELLAPATSLDLSSLNPGLIMLKITTTDAAGNSSLFSLDLTKDADAPVLTIDANTMGDNRVNALEQTAVIISGIASDGADGTGIVGGTVDILFKHSNGASILVTGVPVAGASYVSPPVDLSSLPDGNIAVTVTAVDNAGNSTTTQPRTLTKDTVQPTLVISTPTDGQLLGDSDAAALVVAGTVSEPNSSVTVLVSDGVNAPIARTITASGSAFTLAGNPIDVRSLNDGPLTITITAADLAGNLGSQSLGVQKDTSAPVVTINGFISGNNLVNQVEASAVTLSGTVTDNGGSPLVGATVQVTFSDGSSSVSRTVSSGAGGAYSFDAQTANITTLNDGPISVKVTVSDAAGNEGLASRTITKDVAAPTIALDDVTSDNVVNASESLKITGVGADPNQGVQITISGPGASVSSSGVFAQSDGTFSWTLSAAQKSSLPDGPLTIVASTADLAGNSGQTQKTVQKDTVAPTLSINLSSVDSMVSAQEAGQVSFSGTVHDAHPNAGSMIGKTVKIVLRDANNGTADIDLFGTVVAGPNNTMVFTTTPKDISSLANGTIRIISATVSDVAGNPSTPLASAIEFQLDKVIPPAPVITAAGVAGSLANNSLTNENMPKIHGTVANNSGGNSWANNVGATVRIYVDGVSVGTTVVQSDGTWNYQIASALNDGSRLFTAKVTDSAGNESGVSNTFALQIDTIAPNLSIDVPIAGDGKINAVESEALTISGVGADPGMTVDITVGSQTQSAIADGNGEYSSVFDISLQSDGPIAISASGTDIAGNVAGTAQVLAEKETVVPVPTITTPIEGDGRVNLAERGHVLIEGTNAEKSRPVVVTFTDVNDMTVTRTVPAADNGDFSLSYNSPTTLANLSTLADGPVTVTATSFDSFGNVGSATTTITLDTVAPGIAIVGLISGDGYVNEDETDAIVFKISGWDSAKPVNVKLTDSTSPNPHVQEFSGVSVANDGTIELDLGASSALVDGTITLVVTNQDVAGNEGIAQQTFKLDRVDPNIEILEKGLIAGDAVVNAAEANSVIIRGRGAHPNSSVEVRFVDSLTGVGQTPDIVRTVQSNGAGEFVLNDPSVNLASLEDGAIEVKVSNFDPAGNQGTDSANLALDTEIDQIMIANPVAGNNVINGGEAVAVIVAGTHAEPGMPVTVTFSDEDPNTPDVVRTVVAQASTGAWTLANNVAGLTGLTDTDRLKITAVSRDSAGNETVAVKEVKLDKAAPGLQIDSPIAGDGYVVGSEKGAVVISGAGAEANSQVSILVSDGSVSRTLSVGADAAGEFSGTFNLNANAGHPNFVDGLVNVSVSNVDASGNIGTSTTSFIIDSTAPLVPGIEIHDDVGSLADNSITNDNTLWLTGGTLGSGGSASFNAEVESVEVFNGSTKLGDAEINPQRTEYSYVTGALPDQLYNFRVKVTDAAGNSSWTGNLQHRVTIDTVAPALGLLSPIAGNDRINAQEAAAGVTVEGSTVPNAEVTITVFNSSGVSLAKYVTAGANGAFSALISASDLSPFSDGTLTVIGETTDAAGNTGFDDVTVVLDREAPTLAFTSHVDGGVINSSQVANVNVAGSLTDNMSVNGQEVTVTISDGTQTLTEVVTVGAGSFALGGQAFDISAFDEGPISLTATAQDRSGNSASHTISLTKDTVTTVPMIDQPIAGDGVVSALEQGAVSITGSQAEANRPVSVVFSDGTKTVSVVGAADGSGAFTLNGPANIASLSDGNINVTVTTQDGAGNASSAMATFVKDTSGPTVTTNLLSASMGGATVITPSSLLSVDNISGPADVVYHITTNPAVGFVALASAPTQQIGTFTQQQIDDGQIVYVNYGNSNVFADSFRFEVSDAVGNKSTGMVNVSVIDVNLPTVESVTINDGANQRSKLKTMRVEFDQQVTGFDAFGAIQVVRQADASGTAGTVGGVMIASEVVGIGANSKTVLTLTFTPNASLVDSTGSLMDGNYRLMINGALVRSLSGGFGLDGDEDGSEGGNFVFGDEAADNFYRLFGEIDGGDATGAAVVDGFDASGFFFSYNSSQGDSNYDSMFDVDEDGFIDGFDASAFFFNYSRERDLDGFNG, translated from the coding sequence ATGTCATCGCGTCGATTTACAAAAGACCAAGCTCGTCTTCAAAGCAATCGTCTCAAGGCCGAAAAAATTCGAGCCAAGGCCGCAAATTCAACACAGCAGGCGCTGCGACAGCAGGCAGAGAAGCTGGCGTGGTGGCAGAATGCGTTCCGCACTCCGGTGCTTTCCGGAGCTTGGATGTTCAGTAGTTTCTATAGAATGTGGTGCGCCTTTTTAGGCTGGTTTGGAGCCGGAAATCCGGGAAGACCTGCGTTTGCTGGCTATCATCGCCCTACGCGGGGCCGTTCCTTCTTGCGAAGTATTCTTCATGAGCCGCTAGAGGATCGCCGGTTGTTGGCCGTCGATATCACGGGCAACAGCCTGTCGGATGATGTCGTCAATGCACAGGAGCAGCATGCCTTCTCCATTTCTGGAACCGCTTCGGGAGGAGTGACTCAAGTCATTCTTACTGTGGATGATGGCCTCGGCGGCGGAAACCCCGTTACTCGCTCAGTGCCCGTGAACAGTGGCGTTTGGGAGGCTACTGGGCTCGATGTTTCCTCGATGTTGGATACCACCCTTTCGGTAAGTGTTTCTGGGGTGGGGGGAAACGCGGGGACTGCGCAGCGAAATGCTTGGATTAGCAAAGATACAGTCGCCCCACCCATCCAGCTGCCCTTGGAAATTTCCAGCGACGACGTGATCAATATCGTGGAGTCGACGGCCGTTAAGGTCTTTGGTACGGGGGCCGAAGCTGGTGCTGAAGTCACCATCACCTTCGATGACGGGGCAGGGTTTTCTGTCAGCCGGACGGTGACTGCAGACGGAGTCGGTGGTTTCAACAATACCGGGACGGGGCCTGGGACTGCAACTCCGGTGGACCTTAGCGGTGTAGCGGATGGTGCCCAGCTTACCGTAACGGCAACCACCTCGGATGCACACGGCAATATTGGATCCGATTCAAGGACGATCGTAACCGACTATTCAGCACCGTCCGCTCCAACCATCGTCAGCCCCGTTGTCGGTGCGTCCTTTAACGCACTCACGAGCGTTGTTACGGTTTCGGGAACCGGAGCGTTGCCCAACGGTGCAGTCGCTATTTCTGCAACAGGTCCCGGAGGGACAATCCAAGGCTCGCCTGGAGCAACGGCGGACGCAAGCGGAAATTTTTCAGCAACGATCGATCTCTCCTCGCTTTCCGACGGAAATGTGCAAATCATCGTTTCGTCGGTAGATGAAGCAGGCAATCCTGGCACCAGCCAGGTAGCAGTCGTCCTCGATCAGACCCCACCGGTACTTAGCCTTGATTTGGTGGGAGGCGCAGATAATGTGGTGTCCCATGCCGAAGCTGTCGGCTTGATCATTAGTGGTGCCAGCAGTGAGAATGGTACGTCGGTGGCTATCAGTATTACGGATGGCGTCAACGTCACGCAGGGGTTCGCGACGGTTGCCGGCGGTTTGTTCTCTAGCGCGCCGATCAATATTGGGGCGCTGAATGACGGTCCCATCACGGTCACTATTTCCAATACGGATTCCTTTGGCAACAAAACGGTGGTGTCGGGTACCGCAACCAAGGATGCTTCCGCTCCCGCGATTCAAATCAACACACCTGTGGCTGGCGATAACTATATCAATGCTGACGAAGCGCCGACGCTGACGATCACTGGCCAAGGTGGTGATGTGAACGCGGCCTCCGTTCCTGTGTTTAGCGTTTCCGATTCGAATGGGCCAGTTCAAGCCAATCTACCGGTCACGCTTAATTCAGACGGGAGTTTTTCGTTCAGTCCAGATCTCTCCACGGCCGTTGATGGACTTCTGACCATTACCGTTACCCAGCAAGATGACGTCGGGAATGCTGGTACGTCCAGCGTATCGGTTACTCTTGATCGCGCTGCACCTGCACAACCACCGACCCTTGTTTCGGCTAGTGTGAATCCCAATGGAGTCGTTCAGTCGATTACCTCGGGTGCACTAACCAATGACAATACGATTAGGTTATCAGGCACGACGACTGCTTCAGGACTCGTGACAATCTATGCCAATGGTGTAGCGGTTGGCACGGGGCAAGCAACCGGAAGTGGAGCGACCAAAAGTTGGGCGATCACCACGGCGCCACTCGCCGACAATACCTATGATTTTCACGCGACCCTCAAGGATATTGCAGGCAATGAATCAGCGGATTCGAATGTATTGAGCTCGATCGAAGTTGATACGGTAGATCCTGGTATTTCCATCAATGCCCCAGCTTCGGGACAGGTGATTGGATCGGCGATTTCAGTCGCCGGGAAGGCGGATGGTGCGAGTACCGTTGCACTAATCTTCTCCGCTGGCGGGAGCCAAGTCACGACCACTACCAATGTTGACGCCAATGGAGATTGGGCCTTAGCCAACGTCGACCTGACTTCGCTGGCTGATGGGAATGTAACGCTGTTGGCGACTGCAACGGATGCGGCGGGGAACAGTCATAGTGCGACCGCGGTTTACAGCAAGGACACAACCGCTTCAACGCCTGTGATTTCTACACCCATTGCTGGCGACAATATCGCTAACCGAGCTGAAGCGACAAATCTAGTAATCCAAGGGGCAGGCGCAGAGCCCAATCGCCCGGTGACCATCTCGTTCTCGCAGGGCGCGCACTCCTATACGTTGCCAGGAACGATCATGGCCAACGCTTCGGGCGGGTTTACTTCTCCAGCAGTCAATCTCGTTTCACAGGGATTTGGAGGTGACGCGGGAAGTGCACCCATTACTGTCTCGGTGACTACGTCCGATGCGCACGGCAATTCCGCTACTGGAACCGCTTCATTCAATGTTGATACGGTCGTTCCTGGTCCGGTAGTCCTAACCTCCAATAGTTGGGGATCAGATGGGATCATCAATGCGGCCGAGCAGCAGTCGATTGAGCTGGCTGGGGAAGGTGCAGAGCCCAATACCCTCGTTACCATTTCGATTGACGACACGGGTGCGAATGCTTCGCAAACTCCCGCAGTGACCCAATCGGTGATGTCGAATGCAGCTGGAGAATTCGAACTCCTAGCGCCAGCCACCTCGTTGGACCTGTCGAGTTTGAATCCCGGGCTAATCATGCTCAAAATCACCACCACCGATGCAGCGGGTAATTCCTCGCTGTTCTCGCTGGATTTGACGAAGGACGCAGATGCACCGGTCTTGACCATTGACGCGAATACCATGGGAGATAATCGGGTCAACGCGTTGGAGCAAACGGCGGTCATCATTTCGGGTATCGCCTCCGATGGAGCAGACGGAACCGGAATCGTTGGCGGAACGGTCGATATCCTCTTCAAACATTCGAACGGTGCTAGCATTCTGGTCACTGGAGTGCCTGTTGCCGGTGCTAGCTATGTGAGTCCTCCTGTTGATCTTTCGAGCTTGCCGGATGGTAATATTGCAGTCACCGTTACCGCTGTCGATAACGCGGGGAATAGTACGACGACGCAACCTCGAACGCTGACTAAGGATACGGTGCAGCCCACGCTGGTCATTAGCACTCCCACCGATGGTCAACTGTTAGGCGACAGCGATGCTGCCGCCCTGGTCGTCGCGGGTACGGTATCGGAGCCCAATAGCTCAGTGACTGTCTTGGTTTCTGACGGAGTGAATGCTCCCATTGCACGTACCATCACGGCTAGCGGGAGCGCGTTTACGCTGGCCGGAAACCCAATCGATGTCCGTTCCCTGAATGACGGACCACTCACGATCACGATCACCGCCGCAGATCTAGCGGGCAACTTGGGCTCGCAGAGTCTAGGGGTTCAAAAGGACACCTCGGCCCCAGTCGTCACTATCAACGGGTTTATTTCCGGTAACAATCTTGTGAACCAAGTGGAAGCTTCCGCGGTAACTCTGTCGGGAACGGTTACTGACAACGGAGGAAGTCCACTGGTTGGTGCTACAGTACAGGTGACTTTTTCGGATGGTTCTAGTTCTGTCTCGCGGACCGTTTCCTCTGGCGCCGGCGGCGCCTACTCATTCGATGCACAAACCGCGAACATAACGACTCTGAACGATGGGCCGATTTCGGTAAAGGTTACCGTCTCCGATGCCGCTGGTAACGAGGGACTCGCTTCGCGTACGATCACCAAAGATGTGGCCGCGCCAACCATCGCCTTGGACGACGTCACTTCGGATAATGTGGTCAATGCCAGTGAGTCTCTGAAGATAACCGGAGTAGGGGCGGATCCGAACCAAGGTGTGCAAATCACGATCAGTGGGCCTGGCGCATCGGTTTCATCCTCAGGGGTGTTTGCCCAGTCGGATGGAACGTTCTCTTGGACATTATCCGCTGCTCAAAAGAGTAGCCTGCCAGATGGCCCTCTGACCATCGTTGCCTCTACCGCAGATCTTGCAGGTAACAGTGGGCAAACGCAAAAGACCGTACAGAAAGATACCGTTGCACCGACGCTGTCGATTAATCTGTCTTCGGTCGACAGTATGGTAAGTGCTCAGGAAGCAGGACAGGTCTCATTCTCCGGTACGGTCCATGATGCCCACCCCAACGCTGGCTCGATGATCGGAAAAACGGTCAAAATTGTCTTGAGAGATGCGAACAACGGGACCGCAGACATTGATCTGTTCGGAACCGTCGTTGCTGGCCCCAACAATACGATGGTGTTCACCACGACTCCCAAGGACATCAGTTCCTTGGCAAACGGCACTATTCGCATTATCTCCGCCACGGTGTCTGATGTAGCTGGGAACCCATCCACGCCGTTAGCGAGTGCCATTGAATTTCAGCTCGACAAAGTGATCCCGCCAGCACCCGTGATTACCGCCGCGGGCGTCGCTGGTAGTTTGGCCAATAATTCGCTTACTAACGAGAATATGCCCAAAATCCACGGAACTGTTGCAAACAACAGTGGCGGGAATTCCTGGGCGAATAATGTGGGGGCGACCGTCAGGATTTACGTCGATGGTGTCTCGGTGGGAACGACAGTCGTACAATCGGACGGCACCTGGAATTATCAAATTGCTAGTGCGTTGAATGATGGTAGCCGGCTATTCACCGCCAAAGTTACCGATTCGGCAGGTAATGAAAGTGGCGTGTCCAATACCTTTGCGTTGCAGATCGATACCATCGCACCGAATCTAAGTATCGACGTACCCATCGCCGGGGACGGTAAGATTAATGCGGTAGAATCGGAAGCCCTAACGATATCCGGGGTAGGGGCGGATCCGGGCATGACCGTGGATATCACCGTTGGCTCGCAGACCCAATCTGCCATCGCTGATGGAAACGGGGAGTATAGCAGCGTGTTCGATATCTCTTTGCAGAGCGATGGACCGATCGCGATTTCGGCCAGCGGAACGGACATCGCAGGCAATGTTGCGGGAACTGCTCAAGTCCTGGCAGAGAAGGAAACGGTGGTTCCGGTACCGACCATCACGACTCCCATCGAAGGCGATGGGCGGGTGAATTTAGCAGAACGAGGCCACGTTCTGATTGAAGGAACGAATGCCGAAAAATCGCGACCCGTTGTCGTCACATTTACCGATGTCAACGATATGACGGTGACACGCACCGTGCCCGCGGCGGACAATGGCGATTTCAGCCTCTCCTACAACTCGCCTACCACCCTGGCTAACCTCAGTACTCTGGCGGATGGGCCGGTCACCGTAACGGCGACCAGTTTTGATAGCTTCGGAAACGTTGGATCGGCGACTACCACGATTACGCTGGATACGGTTGCTCCAGGGATTGCAATTGTCGGTCTCATCAGCGGCGATGGCTATGTCAACGAGGATGAGACAGACGCAATCGTATTCAAAATCTCTGGTTGGGATTCAGCAAAACCCGTAAATGTTAAGCTGACCGACTCCACCAGTCCGAATCCTCATGTGCAAGAGTTTTCTGGCGTATCGGTCGCGAACGATGGTACCATCGAATTGGATTTGGGAGCGTCGAGTGCGTTGGTTGACGGCACGATCACGCTTGTCGTGACCAATCAGGATGTGGCTGGTAATGAAGGGATCGCACAGCAAACATTCAAGCTTGACCGAGTTGATCCCAATATCGAGATATTGGAAAAGGGGCTCATCGCTGGCGATGCTGTTGTCAATGCGGCTGAAGCCAATTCCGTGATCATTCGCGGGCGCGGCGCGCATCCAAACTCGAGTGTTGAGGTTCGGTTTGTTGATTCGCTGACCGGAGTTGGACAGACGCCTGACATCGTGCGAACTGTCCAGTCCAATGGTGCTGGTGAGTTTGTCTTGAATGATCCCTCGGTGAATCTCGCTTCACTTGAGGATGGGGCAATCGAAGTCAAGGTTAGCAATTTCGATCCTGCAGGAAACCAGGGAACTGATTCGGCCAATCTTGCACTCGATACCGAAATTGACCAGATCATGATCGCTAACCCGGTTGCTGGCAACAATGTCATCAATGGTGGAGAAGCGGTGGCTGTCATCGTAGCCGGTACGCATGCGGAACCAGGCATGCCGGTGACTGTGACTTTCTCGGATGAAGATCCGAATACACCAGACGTTGTGCGGACGGTAGTAGCACAGGCTTCCACGGGGGCTTGGACGCTGGCCAACAACGTTGCCGGTCTCACGGGCCTAACCGACACAGATCGATTGAAGATTACAGCGGTCAGTCGTGACTCGGCGGGCAATGAAACCGTAGCGGTCAAAGAGGTGAAACTCGATAAGGCTGCACCTGGATTGCAGATCGACTCTCCTATTGCAGGCGACGGCTATGTCGTGGGAAGTGAAAAGGGAGCGGTAGTCATTAGCGGGGCTGGTGCGGAGGCGAATAGCCAGGTCAGCATTCTGGTTTCCGACGGCAGTGTTTCCAGAACGCTAAGCGTAGGGGCCGACGCCGCCGGAGAGTTCAGTGGTACCTTCAATCTCAATGCCAACGCAGGTCATCCCAATTTCGTGGATGGTTTGGTCAATGTCTCAGTAAGCAATGTGGATGCATCTGGAAACATCGGAACATCCACGACGTCATTTATCATCGATTCCACAGCTCCGCTCGTCCCTGGCATCGAAATTCATGACGATGTTGGTAGCTTGGCAGACAATTCCATTACCAATGACAACACTCTGTGGCTCACCGGTGGAACGTTGGGCTCTGGCGGGTCCGCTTCATTCAATGCGGAAGTCGAATCGGTGGAAGTCTTCAATGGTTCCACCAAGCTAGGTGATGCTGAAATCAATCCGCAACGGACGGAGTATAGCTATGTAACGGGCGCACTGCCTGATCAACTCTACAATTTCCGAGTAAAGGTTACGGATGCGGCAGGTAATTCCAGTTGGACTGGCAACTTGCAGCATCGCGTAACCATCGACACGGTTGCACCAGCACTCGGGCTGTTGTCGCCGATCGCCGGAAACGATCGGATCAACGCGCAGGAGGCTGCTGCAGGGGTGACCGTGGAGGGTTCCACCGTGCCTAATGCCGAAGTGACCATTACCGTTTTCAACTCCTCGGGAGTCTCGCTGGCCAAGTATGTGACGGCTGGTGCCAACGGCGCGTTTTCTGCGTTAATCAGTGCTTCGGATCTGTCGCCATTCTCGGACGGAACACTTACGGTCATCGGTGAAACGACGGATGCAGCAGGCAATACCGGATTTGACGACGTCACAGTTGTCTTGGATCGGGAGGCCCCAACTTTGGCATTCACCTCGCATGTCGATGGTGGTGTTATCAATTCCAGCCAAGTGGCGAACGTCAACGTCGCTGGCAGTTTGACGGACAATATGTCGGTCAATGGTCAGGAGGTAACAGTGACTATTTCCGATGGGACTCAAACCCTGACGGAAGTGGTGACGGTAGGGGCTGGCAGCTTTGCTCTGGGAGGGCAGGCTTTCGATATCTCAGCCTTTGATGAAGGGCCAATCTCCCTGACCGCCACCGCACAAGATCGAAGCGGAAACAGTGCATCGCACACCATTTCCCTAACGAAGGACACCGTTACCACGGTGCCAATGATCGATCAACCCATCGCTGGCGACGGCGTGGTATCGGCATTGGAGCAAGGTGCGGTGTCCATTACCGGCAGTCAGGCCGAGGCCAATCGTCCGGTGAGTGTGGTTTTCTCTGATGGTACGAAGACTGTTTCCGTGGTCGGCGCTGCTGATGGGAGTGGAGCATTCACCTTGAATGGGCCAGCAAATATTGCTTCGCTGAGCGACGGCAATATCAATGTGACTGTCACCACCCAAGATGGTGCGGGAAATGCGTCCAGCGCAATGGCCACCTTCGTGAAGGATACGTCGGGGCCGACGGTGACGACGAACCTTCTCTCTGCCAGCATGGGAGGGGCGACTGTGATCACACCAAGTTCGCTGCTGAGTGTTGACAATATCAGCGGTCCAGCCGATGTCGTTTATCACATCACTACCAATCCTGCCGTCGGCTTCGTGGCGCTGGCCAGTGCACCGACCCAGCAGATTGGAACCTTCACTCAGCAGCAGATCGACGATGGACAAATCGTCTATGTGAACTACGGGAACTCCAACGTGTTCGCGGATTCGTTCCGATTTGAAGTGAGTGACGCGGTGGGGAATAAGTCCACGGGCATGGTGAATGTCAGCGTGATTGATGTGAACTTGCCGACGGTCGAGTCCGTGACGATCAACGATGGCGCCAATCAACGGTCCAAGTTGAAAACCATGCGAGTCGAGTTTGATCAACAAGTAACCGGATTTGACGCATTTGGTGCCATTCAAGTCGTTCGCCAGGCCGATGCAAGCGGCACGGCGGGAACCGTGGGAGGAGTGATGATTGCCTCGGAAGTGGTTGGGATTGGCGCCAATTCGAAGACGGTCTTGACGCTAACATTCACTCCTAACGCCAGTTTGGTCGATTCCACCGGTTCCCTAATGGACGGCAACTATCGGTTGATGATCAACGGAGCCCTGGTGCGTTCTCTTTCTGGTGGCTTTGGATTGGATGGTGACGAAGATGGCAGCGAAGGCGGAAACTTTGTCTTCGGCGACGAAGCCGCTGACAACTTCTACCGATTGTTCGGTGAGATTGATGGAGGTGATGCAACAGGAGCAGCAGTTGTAGATGGATTCGATGCCTCTGGATTCTTCTTCAGCTACAACTCGAGCCAAGGGGATTCGAACTACGACAGTATGTTCGACGTTGACGAAGATGGTTTCATTGATGGCTTCGACGCTTCTGCATTCTTCTTCAACTACTCGCGCGAGCGGGATCTTGATGGATTTAACGGTTAA
- a CDS encoding phosphatidylinositol-specific phospholipase C/glycerophosphodiester phosphodiesterase family protein has product MLRTVSTSLMLALLGTVCLSETLFAQEETVVHRQAHAHNDYLHDRPLLDALDNGFCSVEADVFLVDGQLLVAHSRAELSPGRTLQGLYLEPLRTRVRKHAGSVYGDGMPITLLIDFKADGEATYQALEALLAEYPEMITSIEAGKTKTRAVNVIISGDRPIDAMAKATLRFAGVDGRLSDLGSQQPPHLMPLISDNWRNHFRWKGQGEIPSAEYDKLKDLVDRCHAQGRLIRFWGTPDTQAAWEVLQRSKVDFINTDDLPGLNAFLRHR; this is encoded by the coding sequence ATGCTGCGCACTGTATCTACCTCTCTCATGCTAGCTCTACTTGGCACTGTGTGCTTGAGTGAAACGCTCTTCGCGCAAGAGGAGACGGTCGTCCACCGCCAGGCTCACGCCCACAATGACTACCTGCATGATCGCCCTCTGCTCGACGCGCTCGACAATGGCTTCTGCAGCGTCGAGGCAGATGTCTTTCTGGTCGATGGGCAACTATTGGTCGCTCACTCGCGAGCCGAATTGTCCCCGGGGCGAACGCTTCAAGGCCTGTATCTTGAGCCGCTGCGAACGCGAGTGCGAAAGCATGCTGGGAGCGTGTATGGCGACGGCATGCCCATCACCCTACTGATCGATTTCAAAGCCGACGGAGAAGCCACGTATCAGGCACTCGAAGCGCTTCTCGCGGAATACCCAGAGATGATCACCTCAATTGAGGCGGGGAAAACGAAGACTCGCGCGGTGAATGTGATCATCAGCGGAGACCGACCGATCGACGCGATGGCCAAAGCTACACTCCGATTTGCCGGTGTCGATGGCCGCCTGAGTGATTTGGGTAGCCAGCAGCCGCCCCATCTGATGCCATTGATTAGTGACAATTGGCGAAACCACTTTCGCTGGAAGGGACAGGGAGAGATCCCGTCGGCGGAATACGACAAGCTGAAGGACCTTGTCGACCGCTGTCACGCCCAAGGGCGTTTAATTCGCTTTTGGGGGACTCCCGACACCCAGGCTGCATGGGAAGTCCTGCAGAGGTCCAAAGTCGACTTCATCAACACCGACGATCTGCCAGGGTTGAACGCCTTTCTGCGCCACAGGTAG
- a CDS encoding DUF1585 domain-containing protein → MGSTPPPPPADVEPLDPDTRGATSIREQLAKLRRVASCNDCHRKIDPPGFALENFDRIGGWRTQYSQTVPIDASGVLPGGKRFAGVEGLKRHLLQDKTQFYRALTTKLLEYATGRQLGIQDRPEVDRIVSRLENDHIGMRELLVEVATSPMFTLN, encoded by the coding sequence TTGGGTAGCACTCCTCCCCCACCTCCGGCTGATGTTGAACCGCTCGATCCCGACACGCGAGGGGCCACATCGATTCGCGAGCAGCTGGCGAAGCTCCGCCGCGTCGCCAGTTGCAACGACTGCCACCGTAAGATTGATCCGCCGGGCTTTGCCCTGGAAAATTTCGATCGCATTGGCGGCTGGAGAACCCAGTACAGCCAGACGGTTCCTATCGACGCTTCCGGCGTGCTGCCAGGCGGCAAACGATTCGCCGGAGTCGAGGGGCTGAAGCGTCATCTGCTGCAGGACAAAACCCAGTTCTATCGCGCCTTAACCACCAAGCTCCTCGAGTACGCGACAGGCAGACAACTCGGGATTCAAGACCGCCCCGAGGTCGACCGGATTGTCTCGCGACTGGAGAATGACCACATCGGCATGCGAGAATTGCTAGTTGAGGTGGCAACATCACCGATGTTTACGCTTAATTAG